One Sphingobium sp. Z007 genomic region harbors:
- a CDS encoding FAD-binding oxidoreductase yields MAQTLPPATIAVFAAIVGKDHVFFGEDDQASYQDKFAIDDARHHPAGAVAPATVEEIQAIVRIAADRGIALWPISRGKNLGYGGSSPLLAGSVVLDLSRMKKIDYDEANGTVLLEPGVGFYDLYDFLKSKGMKHWLSVPGNSWGSVVGNALDRGMGYTPYGEHATRICGIEAVMADGLVVRTGMGALDGAPTWQLYRFGFGPGWDQMFVQSNFGIVTKMGLWLMPAPESLMGMDLEFDRPEDLGPLIDAIAPLRREGLLQQSPTIGNWLRAAAVVTTRDQWTDKPGALPDDAIAAIRKKFNVGWWGVSLRLYGRESVNKAAYAILEQEMGKLKPMSLRPTVWKTGEPLEATGWTGTPLTMPMQNANWHGGRGGHIGFSPILPQSGAAAQAQFQRTYARYKQYGMDYQASFAFGERHLINVNAVLINKDDPDLMGRVDPFLKHVIADAKAEGYGEYRTHLDYMDAVAGTYDYNKGALAQLNRKVKDALDPKGVIAPGKSGIWPSRRAGGQG; encoded by the coding sequence ATGGCCCAAACGCTTCCACCCGCCACCATCGCCGTCTTTGCCGCGATCGTCGGCAAGGATCATGTCTTTTTCGGCGAGGACGATCAGGCAAGCTATCAGGACAAGTTCGCGATCGACGACGCCCGCCACCATCCGGCCGGTGCGGTGGCCCCCGCGACGGTGGAGGAAATCCAGGCGATCGTCCGCATCGCCGCTGACCGCGGCATTGCGCTCTGGCCGATCAGCCGGGGCAAGAATCTGGGCTATGGCGGGTCCTCGCCATTGCTGGCGGGGTCGGTGGTGCTCGACCTCAGCCGGATGAAGAAGATCGATTATGACGAGGCGAACGGCACTGTGCTGCTGGAGCCGGGAGTCGGCTTCTACGATCTCTACGACTTCCTGAAGTCGAAGGGCATGAAACACTGGCTGTCGGTGCCCGGCAATAGTTGGGGATCGGTGGTCGGCAACGCGCTGGACCGGGGCATGGGCTATACCCCCTATGGCGAACATGCGACGCGGATCTGCGGCATAGAGGCGGTGATGGCCGACGGCCTCGTCGTGCGCACCGGCATGGGCGCGCTGGACGGCGCGCCGACCTGGCAGCTCTATCGCTTCGGCTTCGGCCCCGGCTGGGACCAGATGTTCGTCCAGTCCAATTTCGGCATCGTCACCAAAATGGGCCTGTGGCTGATGCCTGCGCCCGAATCGCTGATGGGCATGGACCTGGAGTTCGATCGGCCGGAGGATCTGGGGCCGTTGATCGATGCGATCGCGCCGCTGCGGCGGGAGGGCCTGTTGCAGCAGTCGCCGACCATCGGCAACTGGCTGCGCGCCGCCGCCGTGGTGACGACCCGCGACCAATGGACCGACAAGCCCGGTGCGCTGCCCGACGATGCGATCGCGGCGATCCGCAAGAAATTCAACGTCGGCTGGTGGGGTGTCAGCCTGCGCCTCTATGGCCGGGAATCGGTCAACAAGGCGGCCTATGCGATCTTGGAGCAGGAAATGGGGAAGCTCAAACCCATGTCGCTGCGCCCGACCGTCTGGAAAACCGGCGAACCGCTGGAGGCGACCGGCTGGACCGGCACCCCGCTCACCATGCCGATGCAGAATGCCAACTGGCATGGCGGGCGCGGCGGGCATATCGGCTTTTCGCCGATCCTCCCCCAATCGGGCGCGGCGGCGCAGGCCCAGTTTCAGCGCACCTACGCCCGCTACAAACAATATGGCATGGACTATCAGGCCAGCTTCGCCTTTGGCGAGCGCCACCTCATCAACGTCAACGCGGTGCTCATCAATAAGGATGATCCCGATCTGATGGGCCGGGTCGATCCCTTCCTCAAGCATGTGATCGCTGATGCCAAAGCCGAGGGTTACGGCGAATATCGCACTCATCTCGACTATATGGACGCGGTCGCGGGCACCTATGATTATAACAAGGGCGCGCTGGCGCAGCTCAACCGCAAGGTGAAGGATGCGCTCGATCCCAAGGGGGTGATCGCGCCGGGCAAGAGCGGCATCTGGCCCAGCCGCCGAGCGGGAGGGCAGGGTTGA
- a CDS encoding PQQ-binding-like beta-propeller repeat protein produces the protein MMAALAALLALAGCAGGGTTGDSGAGDDWPYTGGDVWGSHHSRLTDIDKGNAGRLGLAWSYDLNTNRVQEATPVVVDGVMYTSGNLGRVYALDGATGKPLWAFEPEVDMQSNRAACCDQANRGVAVANGKVMVGALDGMLYALDAKSGKVLWKADTVVDHSRGYTSTGAPEVAGDLVIIGNGGAEYDARGYVTAYRIADGGQAWRFYTVPHDPAKGPQENKALDAALKTWDAKSRWDIGGGGTVWDAINYDPKFGTVYIGVGNGGPYSIATRSPKGGTNLYLSSIVALDAKSGAVKWHYQETPGDSWDFTATQPMVLSEMEVDGTVRPVILHSPKNGYLFVLDRETGKPLRVNPLVRTNWTKGFDKDGVPQMTPDRTDFWNGPRIIFPASAGARNWYPAAYDAERKNYYASVLDMGNLMFTVPPGTPAEPRRPKALNVQTTLIFTPQLEAVLPTLPPAIRQQVEKLPEMQWVKDKPYSSELRAIDPLTGKARWAVPTEGWQDRMGMLSTASGLIVHGTIGGKLIVRDADTGKLIKEIDTGTSIMAAPMTYRVKGVQYVAVAAGFGGGGWGYVPRYSAAYRNGNANRILVFKLDGGPVPQPTPLPPAEVAPAPPAQLPGATAAMIAKGQGLFFQNCAICHSNQLRSTAPDLRRMQPATHDMFNQIVRDGLLLPGGMPRWDDLLSVEDADAIHAWLIAEQGPLRERERKLKAAGKPLDAPSAAIMSNF, from the coding sequence ATGATGGCCGCGCTGGCGGCGTTGCTGGCGCTCGCGGGATGCGCGGGCGGCGGAACGACGGGCGACAGCGGCGCGGGCGACGACTGGCCCTATACCGGCGGTGACGTCTGGGGCAGCCATCATTCGCGCCTGACCGATATCGACAAGGGCAATGCCGGTCGCCTGGGCCTGGCTTGGTCCTACGACCTCAATACCAACCGCGTGCAGGAAGCGACGCCGGTGGTCGTCGATGGCGTCATGTACACCAGCGGCAATCTGGGCCGGGTCTATGCGCTCGACGGGGCGACCGGCAAGCCGCTCTGGGCCTTCGAGCCGGAGGTGGACATGCAGTCCAATCGCGCGGCCTGCTGCGACCAAGCCAATCGCGGCGTCGCCGTGGCCAACGGCAAAGTCATGGTCGGCGCGCTCGACGGAATGCTCTACGCACTCGACGCGAAAAGCGGCAAAGTCCTGTGGAAGGCCGACACGGTGGTCGATCACAGCCGCGGCTATACCAGCACCGGCGCGCCCGAAGTGGCGGGCGATCTGGTCATCATCGGCAATGGCGGCGCGGAATATGACGCGCGCGGCTATGTCACCGCCTATCGCATCGCCGATGGTGGGCAGGCCTGGCGCTTCTATACCGTGCCCCACGACCCGGCGAAGGGGCCGCAGGAAAACAAGGCGCTCGACGCCGCGCTCAAGACCTGGGACGCCAAAAGCCGCTGGGACATTGGCGGTGGCGGCACCGTGTGGGACGCGATCAATTATGATCCCAAGTTCGGCACCGTCTATATCGGCGTCGGCAATGGCGGCCCCTATTCCATCGCCACCCGATCGCCCAAGGGCGGCACCAACCTCTATCTTTCCTCCATCGTGGCGCTGGACGCCAAGAGCGGCGCGGTGAAATGGCATTATCAGGAAACGCCCGGCGATAGCTGGGACTTCACCGCCACCCAGCCGATGGTGCTGAGCGAGATGGAGGTGGACGGCACGGTCCGCCCGGTCATCCTCCATTCGCCCAAAAACGGCTATCTGTTCGTGCTGGACCGCGAAACCGGCAAGCCGCTGCGCGTCAATCCGCTGGTGCGGACCAACTGGACCAAAGGGTTCGACAAGGATGGCGTGCCGCAGATGACGCCGGACCGCACCGATTTCTGGAACGGCCCGCGCATCATCTTCCCGGCGTCGGCGGGCGCGCGCAACTGGTATCCGGCCGCCTATGATGCCGAGCGGAAGAACTATTATGCCTCCGTGCTGGACATGGGGAACCTCATGTTCACCGTGCCGCCCGGCACGCCGGCGGAACCCCGGCGGCCCAAGGCGCTGAACGTCCAGACGACGCTGATTTTCACGCCACAACTGGAGGCGGTGCTGCCGACCCTGCCGCCCGCGATCCGCCAACAGGTGGAAAAGCTGCCCGAAATGCAGTGGGTGAAGGACAAGCCCTATAGCAGCGAACTGCGCGCCATCGACCCGCTGACCGGCAAGGCCCGCTGGGCGGTGCCGACGGAAGGGTGGCAGGACCGAATGGGGATGCTCTCCACCGCATCGGGCCTGATCGTCCATGGCACCATCGGCGGCAAGCTGATCGTGCGCGACGCCGACACTGGCAAGCTCATCAAGGAAATCGATACCGGCACGTCGATCATGGCGGCGCCCATGACCTATCGGGTGAAGGGCGTGCAATATGTGGCGGTCGCGGCCGGTTTCGGCGGGGGCGGCTGGGGCTATGTGCCGCGCTATTCGGCGGCCTATCGCAACGGCAACGCCAACCGCATCCTGGTGTTCAAGCTGGACGGTGGCCCGGTGCCGCAGCCCACGCCGCTGCCGCCAGCAGAGGTTGCCCCAGCGCCGCCCGCGCAGTTGCCCGGCGCGACGGCCGCGATGATCGCCAAGGGGCAGGGGCTGTTCTTCCAGAATTGCGCCATCTGCCACAGCAACCAGCTGCGCTCCACCGCGCCCGACCTGCGCCGGATGCAACCGGCCACGCATGATATGTTCAACCAGATCGTGCGCGACGGCCTATTGCTGCCGGGCGGGATGCCGCGCTGGGACGATTTGCTGAGCGTGGAGGATGCCGACGCCATCCATGCCTGGCTGATCGCCGAGCAGGGGCCGCTGCGCGAGCGTGAGCGGAAGCTGAAGGCGGCGGGCAAGCCACTCGATGCGCCCAGCGCCGCCATCATGTCCAATTTCTAG
- a CDS encoding GMC family oxidoreductase, which translates to MEETDIIVVGGGSGGSAMTGRLAEAGLSVTLVEAGRTDRHMRSRIPALTSAIVQNPAYDWCYQAEPDPSLGGRADIWPAGRMLGGGSALNGMMFIRGHRWDYDEWARLGAAGWDYDSVLPYFRRMENNERGADAWRGTGGPIAVSEGRARYPITDQWIAAAQAAGIPRSPDLNGQSAEGVDYVQVSQRGGTRCSAARGYLHERRGGRAPTIMLEAQLLRIRIEDGRAVGIDYWQDGVEKTLRARHGVVLSAGAMNTPRLLMLSGIGPADHLRAHGIEAVCDRPGVGSNLQDHVGTHVVNEVDAATLNSDAQGLRGAWQVLRYALSRRGALTTAIGHAQAFVKSRPELPAPNLQISFAAFAFDFDEQGRLMLRKTPSVSTLVGLMRPSHRGRISLRSADPFAPPKIEHRQLGSDDDIDQIVEGIGIARSILNETPIAAHIKGELRPGAALTDPDQLRGYVRMASIPLYHPVGTARMGARDDAQAVVDADLAVIGVEGLWVADASVMPSLPAGNTNATAIMIGDKGADHVLRAMRQRTGQL; encoded by the coding sequence ATGGAAGAGACCGACATCATCGTCGTGGGCGGCGGTTCGGGCGGGTCCGCGATGACTGGGCGGCTGGCCGAAGCCGGCCTGTCCGTCACCCTGGTCGAGGCGGGCAGGACCGACCGGCATATGCGATCGCGCATCCCGGCGCTGACCAGCGCGATCGTGCAGAACCCTGCCTATGACTGGTGCTATCAGGCAGAGCCCGACCCGTCGCTGGGCGGCCGGGCCGACATATGGCCCGCAGGCAGGATGCTGGGCGGCGGCAGCGCATTGAATGGCATGATGTTCATTCGCGGCCATCGCTGGGACTATGACGAATGGGCGCGGCTGGGCGCTGCGGGATGGGACTATGATTCGGTGTTGCCCTATTTCCGGCGGATGGAAAATAATGAGCGGGGCGCGGACGCCTGGCGCGGGACCGGCGGGCCGATCGCCGTGTCGGAAGGGCGTGCGCGCTATCCTATTACCGACCAGTGGATCGCGGCGGCGCAGGCGGCGGGTATTCCCCGCTCGCCGGACCTGAACGGGCAGAGCGCCGAGGGCGTCGATTATGTGCAGGTATCGCAGCGAGGCGGCACGCGCTGTTCGGCGGCGCGCGGCTATCTGCACGAGCGGCGCGGCGGCAGGGCACCGACCATAATGTTGGAGGCGCAACTGCTGCGCATCAGAATCGAGGACGGCCGGGCGGTCGGCATCGACTATTGGCAGGACGGCGTCGAAAAGACGCTGCGCGCGCGCCACGGCGTGGTGCTGAGCGCGGGCGCGATGAACACGCCGCGCCTGTTGATGCTGTCGGGCATAGGCCCGGCCGATCATCTGCGCGCGCATGGAATAGAGGCGGTGTGCGATCGGCCTGGCGTCGGTAGCAATCTTCAGGACCATGTCGGCACCCATGTCGTCAATGAAGTCGACGCAGCCACGCTCAACAGCGATGCGCAGGGCTTGCGCGGGGCATGGCAGGTGCTGCGCTATGCGCTCTCCCGGCGTGGCGCGCTGACCACCGCGATCGGTCATGCGCAGGCTTTCGTGAAGAGCCGCCCGGAATTGCCCGCGCCCAATCTCCAGATCAGTTTCGCCGCTTTCGCCTTCGACTTCGATGAACAGGGTCGGTTGATGCTGCGCAAGACGCCGTCCGTCTCTACCCTGGTCGGGCTGATGCGGCCCAGCCATCGCGGGCGGATCAGTCTGCGCTCTGCCGACCCCTTCGCGCCGCCGAAGATCGAGCATCGGCAATTGGGTAGTGACGACGATATCGACCAGATCGTGGAAGGCATCGGCATCGCCCGGTCGATCCTGAACGAAACGCCGATCGCGGCGCATATCAAGGGCGAGCTGCGTCCCGGCGCGGCGCTGACCGATCCCGATCAGTTGCGCGGCTATGTGCGGATGGCGTCGATCCCGCTCTATCATCCCGTCGGCACAGCCAGGATGGGTGCGCGCGACGATGCGCAGGCGGTGGTCGATGCCGACCTGGCCGTCATCGGGGTGGAGGGGCTGTGGGTGGCCGACGCGTCGGTCATGCCCAGCCTGCCTGCGGGCAATACCAATGCGACCGCGATCATGATCGGCGACAAGGGCGCGGACCATGTGCTGCGCGCTATGCGACAGCGAACTGGACAGTTGTGA
- a CDS encoding NAD(P)H-binding protein produces the protein MGKIIISGASGAFGRAAAELLLDKVAPQDAILLTRTPAKLADLATRGADVRFADFDDPASLPAAMAGGEKMLLISTARVGTRVGQHRSAVEAAVAAGVRHIVYTSIIAADQPGNPAIVKDDHRATEEIIEGSGAAWTHLRDSQYAEAIAGPMTIPALMAGGKPDNCGDGLVAFVSRDDCVATAVGVLTQPGHENRAYVLTGPDLLTIPQAMALASELAGKPIVVDPVDDEAMFAYFDALGAPRHASDIVPDGPIPWSSDDMVTFGQSIREGYFAEKTDWVAKITGRKPKSLREVMLAHKEGWPL, from the coding sequence ATGGGGAAGATCATCATTTCAGGCGCTTCGGGCGCCTTTGGTCGCGCGGCGGCGGAATTGCTGCTGGACAAGGTTGCGCCGCAGGACGCGATATTGCTGACCCGCACGCCCGCAAAGCTGGCCGATCTGGCCACCCGCGGCGCGGACGTGCGCTTCGCCGATTTCGACGATCCGGCCAGCCTGCCCGCCGCGATGGCGGGGGGGGAGAAGATGTTGCTTATCAGCACCGCGCGCGTCGGCACCCGCGTCGGCCAGCATCGGAGCGCTGTTGAGGCGGCGGTCGCGGCGGGCGTGCGGCATATCGTCTATACATCCATCATCGCCGCCGATCAGCCCGGCAATCCTGCGATCGTCAAGGACGACCATCGCGCGACCGAGGAGATCATTGAAGGCTCAGGCGCCGCCTGGACGCATTTGCGCGACAGCCAATATGCCGAGGCGATCGCCGGACCTATGACCATTCCCGCTCTGATGGCAGGCGGCAAGCCCGACAATTGCGGCGACGGCCTGGTGGCCTTCGTCAGCCGCGACGATTGCGTCGCGACCGCGGTGGGTGTCCTCACCCAACCGGGTCATGAGAACCGGGCCTATGTGCTGACCGGTCCCGATCTGCTCACCATTCCGCAGGCGATGGCGTTGGCCAGCGAACTCGCCGGCAAGCCGATCGTGGTCGATCCGGTCGATGACGAAGCGATGTTCGCCTATTTCGACGCGCTGGGCGCGCCGCGCCATGCCTCCGACATCGTGCCCGACGGGCCGATCCCCTGGTCGAGCGACGACATGGTAACGTTCGGCCAGTCGATCCGCGAAGGCTATTTCGCGGAAAAGACCGACTGGGTCGCGAAGATCACCGGCCGCAAGCCTAAAAGCCTGCGCGAGGTCATGCTGGCGCACAAGGAAGGCTGGCCGCTGTGA
- a CDS encoding p-hydroxycinnamoyl CoA hydratase/lyase — protein MEDQDVVSVHVENRIAWVNFARPAKRNAMSPTLNRRMMEVLDELEYSDDVGVLVLGGEGTAWSAGMDLKEYFRETESQGLRGVRKSQAESYGWFRRLRWYQKPTIAMVNGWCFGGGFGPLFACDLAICADEAQFGLSEINWGILPGGGVTKVVVDLLPMRDAMWLTLTGDLIDGKAASAMRLVNESVPLEQLKARTTQVAEMLLSKNPVALKFAKDAVRRVGTMTYDEAEDYLVRMQEAANFHDKSEGRKEGIRQFIDEKSYKPGLGAYDLSKAKTQA, from the coding sequence ATGGAAGATCAAGACGTCGTTTCCGTTCATGTCGAAAACCGCATCGCCTGGGTGAATTTTGCTCGCCCAGCCAAGCGCAACGCTATGAGCCCGACGCTCAACCGGCGCATGATGGAAGTGCTGGACGAGCTGGAATATAGCGACGATGTCGGCGTGCTGGTGCTGGGCGGCGAAGGCACCGCCTGGTCGGCGGGCATGGACCTGAAGGAATATTTCCGCGAAACCGAATCGCAGGGTTTGCGCGGCGTGCGCAAGTCGCAGGCGGAAAGCTATGGCTGGTTCCGCCGCCTGCGCTGGTATCAGAAGCCGACCATCGCGATGGTCAATGGCTGGTGTTTCGGCGGCGGCTTTGGCCCACTGTTCGCCTGCGACCTCGCCATCTGCGCGGACGAGGCGCAGTTCGGCCTGTCCGAAATCAACTGGGGCATATTGCCCGGCGGCGGCGTGACCAAGGTGGTGGTGGACCTGCTGCCGATGCGCGACGCCATGTGGCTGACGCTGACCGGCGACCTGATCGACGGCAAGGCCGCGTCCGCCATGCGGCTGGTCAATGAGAGCGTGCCCTTGGAGCAGCTTAAGGCCCGCACGACGCAGGTCGCCGAAATGCTGCTGAGCAAGAATCCGGTAGCGCTGAAATTCGCCAAGGATGCCGTCCGCCGCGTGGGCACCATGACCTATGACGAGGCGGAAGATTATCTGGTCCGTATGCAGGAAGCCGCCAACTTCCACGACAAGAGCGAAGGCCGCAAGGAAGGCATCCGGCAGTTCATCGACGAGAAGAGTTACAAGCCGGGTCTGGGCGCTTATGATCTGAGCAAGGCGAAGACGCAGGCCTGA
- a CDS encoding carotenoid oxygenase family protein: MVRVFPETIHFTGLNTPVGIEWSARNLAVIGEIPAEIDGAFFRAVPDPAHAPMFDDDIVLSGDGMVAKFAIHDGKVDYAIRYVETERYALEKDARHALFGRYRNPFTDDPVVAGRDRTVANTTPVWHGGRLFMTKEDGLGYEIDPDTLETIGRWDYHGAFTSQTFTAHPRVDPQTGEMFFFGYEADGLCSTKVAYGVADRDGNLMREQWFDQPYCSTIHDFAITEKYAIFPIFPTTADLDRLKAGGAHWAHQQDLDSWVGIMPRYGKAEEMRWFRGRPGVSAFHIVNAFDDGDCVHLDLCLSDTNAFGFMREAGGIQRDQREIGGGLTRWTFDLSKDGDSFEARLIGPPGDMPRLRDADQGRPYRSAWYLSMNPQGGPPLPGGPVGFAFNALLQIEPGNGRIDMMGLEFGMAISEPVHVPSAQAGHEGWLLMVVDRQAGEADYKSELWVVDANTIAAGPVARVPMPLPMRAQVHGAWVSAAQLASAKAHQAA, from the coding sequence ATGGTGCGAGTCTTTCCCGAAACGATCCATTTTACCGGCCTCAATACGCCTGTTGGCATCGAATGGTCGGCGCGCAATCTGGCGGTGATCGGCGAGATCCCGGCCGAGATCGACGGCGCCTTTTTCCGCGCCGTGCCGGACCCCGCCCATGCGCCGATGTTCGACGATGATATCGTCCTGTCGGGTGATGGCATGGTTGCGAAGTTCGCCATTCATGACGGCAAGGTGGATTATGCCATCCGCTATGTCGAAACCGAACGCTACGCGCTGGAAAAGGACGCCCGGCACGCCCTGTTCGGCCGCTATCGCAACCCCTTTACTGACGATCCCGTCGTGGCCGGTCGCGACCGCACCGTCGCCAACACGACGCCGGTCTGGCATGGCGGGCGGCTGTTCATGACGAAGGAGGATGGCCTTGGTTATGAGATCGATCCCGACACGCTGGAGACGATCGGCCGCTGGGACTATCATGGTGCCTTCACGTCGCAGACCTTCACCGCCCATCCCCGCGTTGATCCGCAGACCGGGGAGATGTTCTTCTTCGGCTATGAAGCGGACGGGCTGTGTTCGACCAAGGTCGCCTATGGCGTGGCGGATCGCGACGGCAATCTGATGCGTGAGCAATGGTTCGATCAGCCCTATTGCTCGACCATCCATGATTTCGCGATCACCGAAAAATATGCGATTTTCCCGATTTTCCCGACCACGGCCGATCTGGACCGATTGAAGGCAGGCGGCGCGCATTGGGCGCACCAGCAGGATCTGGACAGTTGGGTCGGCATCATGCCGCGCTATGGCAAGGCGGAAGAGATGCGCTGGTTCCGCGGGCGGCCGGGCGTGTCGGCCTTCCACATCGTCAACGCCTTTGACGATGGCGATTGCGTCCATCTCGACCTGTGCCTGTCGGACACCAATGCCTTTGGTTTCATGCGTGAAGCCGGCGGTATCCAGCGCGACCAGCGGGAGATAGGCGGCGGCCTGACCCGCTGGACCTTCGATCTGTCGAAGGACGGGGACAGTTTCGAGGCGCGGCTGATCGGCCCGCCTGGCGACATGCCGCGCCTGCGCGACGCCGACCAGGGGCGGCCTTATCGGTCGGCCTGGTATCTGTCGATGAACCCACAGGGCGGACCGCCGCTGCCGGGCGGGCCGGTCGGCTTCGCCTTCAACGCGCTGTTGCAGATCGAGCCGGGCAATGGCCGCATCGACATGATGGGGCTGGAATTCGGCATGGCGATAAGCGAACCGGTGCATGTTCCATCGGCGCAGGCGGGGCATGAAGGCTGGTTGCTGATGGTGGTCGATCGCCAGGCGGGGGAGGCGGACTATAAGTCCGAACTCTGGGTGGTGGATGCAAACACCATCGCCGCCGGGCCGGTCGCACGCGTGCCGATGCCCCTGCCGATGCGTGCGCAGGTGCATGGCGCCTGGGTGTCGGCGGCGCAATTGGCAAGCGCGAAGGCGCACCAAGCCGCTTGA
- a CDS encoding SDR family NAD(P)-dependent oxidoreductase gives MDVQGKTALVTGGASGLGAALVSNLLSAGADVVVLDLQASPSPNVRSILCDITDEGAVSAAVAPLGPVSILANMAGIGGIAPIATPAGPGDVAAFRRVIDVNLIGAVNVTAHVARRMIDNAPDGSDGSRGVILNACSIASFEGQEGMGAYGASKAALAALTLIWARDLSRHAIRCVGIAPGFFATPMTAHMPPALVDELIGGMEFPRRAGTADEFADAALFLIRHPMINGEVLRLDGGARPPARTRWTAAA, from the coding sequence ATGGATGTGCAGGGCAAGACCGCGCTCGTCACCGGCGGCGCGTCCGGGCTGGGCGCCGCACTGGTGTCCAACTTGTTGTCCGCGGGCGCAGATGTGGTGGTGCTGGACCTGCAAGCCAGCCCCTCGCCCAATGTGCGGTCGATCCTCTGCGACATTACCGATGAAGGGGCGGTGTCCGCTGCTGTGGCCCCGCTTGGCCCAGTGTCGATCCTGGCGAACATGGCCGGGATCGGCGGTATCGCACCGATCGCCACGCCAGCGGGACCGGGCGATGTCGCCGCCTTTCGTCGCGTCATCGACGTCAATCTGATCGGCGCTGTCAACGTCACCGCCCATGTCGCGCGTCGCATGATCGACAATGCGCCGGATGGCTCGGATGGGTCGCGGGGTGTGATCCTCAACGCCTGCTCGATCGCTTCGTTCGAGGGGCAGGAGGGGATGGGCGCCTATGGCGCGTCTAAGGCGGCGCTCGCCGCGCTCACGCTGATCTGGGCGCGCGACCTGTCCCGCCACGCGATCCGCTGCGTCGGCATCGCCCCCGGCTTCTTCGCCACGCCGATGACGGCGCATATGCCGCCAGCTTTGGTCGATGAACTGATCGGCGGCATGGAATTTCCCCGCCGGGCGGGCACGGCCGATGAATTTGCCGACGCCGCCCTGTTCCTGATCCGCCATCCCATGATTAACGGCGAAGTCCTGCGGCTCGACGGCGGCGCTCGCCCGCCCGCGCGCACCCGCTGGACCGCGGCCGCCTGA
- a CDS encoding nuclear transport factor 2 family protein, translating to MPSLPIEDRIALQDLIAAYSWALDTGDVEALVACFTPGARMVEEVFDDPDIWEGHEGIRGIAEHYRNAPGFPGRQHHVTQVQYTAQEDGSCKMRGFAFVTECEGEPPYLLRFAGWYDDHAVKGDDGQWRFHRRTVRLWDGEVLKNFPGRGEWVPRKRPDSLIIRR from the coding sequence ATGCCTTCCCTTCCGATCGAGGACCGGATCGCGCTGCAAGACCTGATCGCCGCCTATAGCTGGGCGCTCGATACCGGGGATGTCGAGGCGCTGGTCGCCTGTTTCACGCCCGGCGCGCGCATGGTGGAGGAGGTCTTCGATGATCCCGACATCTGGGAAGGGCATGAGGGAATTCGCGGCATCGCCGAACATTATCGCAATGCGCCGGGCTTTCCTGGTCGCCAGCATCATGTGACTCAGGTTCAATATACGGCGCAGGAGGACGGCAGTTGCAAGATGCGCGGCTTCGCCTTCGTGACCGAGTGCGAAGGCGAACCGCCCTATCTGCTGCGCTTTGCCGGCTGGTATGACGATCATGCGGTGAAGGGCGACGATGGCCAGTGGCGCTTCCATCGGCGCACCGTGCGATTGTGGGATGGCGAAGTGTTGAAGAATTTTCCCGGCCGCGGGGAGTGGGTGCCGCGTAAACGGCCGGATTCGCTGATCATCAGGCGGTAA
- a CDS encoding cytochrome c has product MRRGMIALMGGALILAGAACGRASETPAQAPKRPPPLPAPETLSSRPAAGPGEKLYIEKCAMCHGPGGMGTGLLARRSDQPLLEKRTDLPADYVVQAARMGIGNMPAIPRGEVSDADLKLIAQHLAKGAKP; this is encoded by the coding sequence ATGCGTCGGGGGATGATCGCCCTAATGGGCGGGGCGCTGATATTGGCGGGCGCGGCTTGCGGCCGGGCGAGCGAAACGCCCGCTCAGGCGCCCAAGCGGCCGCCGCCCTTGCCAGCGCCGGAGACTCTGTCGTCGCGTCCGGCAGCTGGACCGGGGGAGAAGCTCTATATCGAAAAATGCGCCATGTGCCATGGACCGGGCGGCATGGGGACGGGGCTGCTCGCGCGGCGGTCGGACCAGCCCTTGCTGGAGAAGCGCACCGATCTGCCGGCGGACTATGTCGTGCAGGCGGCGCGCATGGGGATCGGCAACATGCCCGCCATCCCGCGCGGCGAAGTCAGCGATGCGGACTTGAAACTGATCGCGCAGCATCTGGCCAAGGGGGCAAAGCCATGA